The following proteins come from a genomic window of Gottfriedia acidiceleris:
- a CDS encoding DUF2164 family protein has translation MSKTTKLSSDQLKFAINQLQTYFLQERDEELSELSLMLLVDFISQKLGPMFYNKGVEDSQRFMSERVEDLYALLLKERIED, from the coding sequence ATGTCTAAAACAACTAAGCTTTCATCAGATCAACTAAAATTTGCGATTAATCAACTACAAACGTATTTCTTACAAGAAAGAGACGAAGAATTAAGTGAATTAAGTTTAATGTTGCTAGTAGACTTTATATCACAAAAACTTGGACCTATGTTTTATAATAAGGGAGTTGAAGACTCACAAAGATTTATGTCCGAACGAGTTGAAGATCTTTATGCTTTATTATTAAAAGAACGGATTGAAGATTAA